The genome window GTCGAGATGGGGAAATCACGCGGCTTAGTTGGCGGCAATTCGGGGGGCGTCCTTGGGCCGGGGGCAAGGGCCAATTGATATGGTTTTGCACAAAAAATAGGCGACTTGCATCCAGGCTGTGCAATTTGAGAACATGAGGTTGCAATGCAGAACACCATTACAAGTTCAGACATGCGTGCGCTGGAACAGGCGGCAATCGCCAGTGGCCGTGTGACGGGCCTGGAACTTATGGAGCGCGCCGGGCAGGGCGTGGTCGAAGCGGTGTTCGAAGAATGGCCCGAATTGGCCAAAGCGACCCACCGCGCCGTGGTGCTGTGCGGGCCAGGCAACAACGGCGGCGACGGTTTTGTGGTGGCGTGTCTAGCCCCCAAGTTCTGGGCCATTTCTGATTAGAGTTTCTGGCATTGGTGGTCGCATGTTCAGAGCCTGGTGCGGACGTGTGTGGTTGTACTGCTTAAGCCAATGATTGATGACGATCTGTGCCTGTTTCGTTGTTGTGAACCATTCAGCGTTGAGGATCTCGTGCCGGAGAGTGCCGTTGAACCTCTCGTTGTATCCGTTTTCCCAAGGGGACCCCGGATAGATTCTAATTGGTCGAACACCAACGCGAACCAACCACTCCTGCATCGCCTTGGCTACGAACTCTGGGCCGTTGTCGGAGCGGATATACTCCGGCGTGCCATGGCAGAGGAGCAGCGGATATAGCGCCTCCAGAACATCTTCGGCGCCCATCCTGCTGCGAACTTCCACGGCCAGGGCCTGCCGGGTGTACTCATCCAGAACGGTCAGCATCTTGTAGCTCCGGCCATTGCTGAGCTTGTCGTGAACGAAGTCGATGCTCCAGATGTGGTTCGGATGCGTCGGCCTGAGGCGAATGATCGAGCTGTCCTTGTGATAAAGCCGTCTGCGCTTCCTGTGCCGCTGCGGGAGTTGCAGTCCTTCTTCCTGCCAGAGACGCTCAACCTTCTTATGATTGACCCGCCAGCCCTCGATGCGCAGGAGTTCCGAAACTTTACGATAGCCGTAGCGCCCATATTGCTTGGCCAGGCGGATCAAAGCGAGCCGTAGAGCATCATCGTCTTTTGGCGCGGGTCGATATTGCAGAGAGCTTCGCGCCATACCGACGACCCGGCAGGTCCTCCGCTCCGAGGTCGCGAGCTTTTGGCGCGTATGAATAACGGCCTGACGGAGCTCCCCAGTCGTCAGGCCCTGGGCTTTAAGTAGTTCAGGCTTTCTTTGAGGATCA of Paracoccaceae bacterium contains these proteins:
- a CDS encoding IS3 family transposase — its product is MGQADPQRKPELLKAQGLTTGELRQAVIHTRQKLATSERRTCRVVGMARSSLQYRPAPKDDDALRLALIRLAKQYGRYGYRKVSELLRIEGWRVNHKKVERLWQEEGLQLPQRHRKRRRLYHKDSSIIRLRPTHPNHIWSIDFVHDKLSNGRSYKMLTVLDEYTRQALAVEVRSRMGAEDVLEALYPLLLCHGTPEYIRSDNGPEFVAKAMQEWLVRVGVRPIRIYPGSPWENGYNERFNGTLRHEILNAEWFTTTKQAQIVINHWLKQYNHTRPHQALNMRPPMPETLIRNGPELGG